One segment of Shewanella piezotolerans WP3 DNA contains the following:
- the glgX gene encoding glycogen debranching protein GlgX, translating to MLLTAGKPYPLGASVDELGVNFALFSAHATAVTLCLFDASGEHEIARYPMQQKSQQIWHLHLATPDKALVYGYRVDGPFAPHSGHRFNANKLLLDPYAKRWVGQFIEHQSHYGYSVDHPLEDLSFDDTDNATYMPKCQVVDTSVLAPIKPVVKMADSPSIAANDLNGHIIYEMHVKGFTQQCTDIDRAKRGTYLGLAEPKVLDYLIALGVTCVELLPVHGFISEAFLQDKALSNYWGYNSLSFFVPHRQYTSDTLSAPNEISQFRTMVNSLHQAGIEVLLDVVYNHTAEGNRLGPTLCFKGIDNLSYYRLHPSDKRFYINDTGCGNTLNINHPRVLQLVMDSLRYWVEVMGVDGFRFDLASCLGREAHGFDKGAGFFDAIVQDPVLSRVKLIAEPWDIGPGGYQLGGYPQGWSEWNDRFRDTVRRFWRGDFGMLPELARRLHGSSDLFEHADRDADSTVNFITSHDGFSLHDIVRYSQRHNDLNGEQSRDGHQENYSHNYGEEGESDNAALNALRQRQVRNMLTTLLLSQGVPMLLAGDENGHSLKGNNNAYCQDNSINWRDWSDTAEQKNLLGFVQQLITIRKRFSALYTRQFIHQQASSHGAGLSWFCRNGEPMSKVLWSDAHTRSLSLVLTGGSASDPAQQQALLLMLNADEQALAFTMPHIEGFESWQCLLHTQSMDAEGWQVEPTVQSELPLPVAVSSAANNSCPSYQLKDRSLMLFSAQLKGSTP from the coding sequence ATGCTTCTTACCGCTGGCAAACCTTATCCACTTGGGGCTAGTGTCGATGAACTTGGCGTTAACTTTGCGCTGTTTTCTGCTCATGCTACTGCAGTCACTTTGTGTCTGTTTGATGCAAGTGGTGAGCATGAAATTGCTCGCTATCCTATGCAGCAAAAGAGTCAGCAGATTTGGCATCTGCATTTGGCAACACCAGATAAAGCGCTGGTTTACGGTTATCGGGTTGATGGTCCGTTTGCGCCTCATTCGGGCCATCGCTTTAATGCCAATAAGTTGCTACTTGATCCTTATGCTAAGCGCTGGGTTGGTCAGTTTATTGAGCATCAAAGCCATTACGGTTACAGCGTCGATCACCCCCTAGAAGATCTTTCCTTTGATGACACTGACAACGCAACTTATATGCCTAAATGTCAGGTGGTTGATACCTCTGTTTTAGCGCCTATAAAGCCAGTTGTTAAAATGGCAGACTCGCCAAGCATTGCTGCGAACGATCTTAATGGTCATATCATCTATGAGATGCATGTAAAGGGGTTTACTCAGCAATGCACTGATATTGATAGAGCAAAGAGAGGAACATATTTAGGCTTGGCTGAGCCAAAGGTATTGGACTATTTAATTGCTCTTGGAGTGACTTGCGTCGAACTGCTGCCGGTTCATGGTTTTATCAGCGAAGCCTTTTTACAAGATAAGGCGCTGAGCAATTATTGGGGCTATAACAGCCTAAGTTTTTTCGTACCTCACAGGCAATATACCAGTGATACCTTGTCTGCGCCCAATGAGATTAGCCAGTTCAGAACCATGGTTAATTCGCTGCACCAAGCTGGCATCGAAGTGCTTTTAGATGTGGTCTACAACCATACTGCAGAGGGGAACCGCCTCGGGCCAACGCTTTGCTTTAAGGGCATCGATAACCTCAGCTATTACCGCTTGCACCCTAGCGATAAGCGTTTTTATATCAATGATACCGGCTGTGGCAATACCCTTAATATCAATCACCCTAGAGTCTTGCAGCTGGTGATGGATTCATTGCGCTACTGGGTTGAAGTCATGGGGGTGGATGGCTTTAGGTTCGACCTAGCCAGCTGCTTAGGGCGTGAAGCGCACGGCTTTGATAAGGGCGCTGGTTTCTTTGATGCGATTGTGCAAGATCCTGTGCTTAGTCGAGTCAAGTTGATTGCAGAACCTTGGGATATCGGTCCAGGAGGCTATCAGCTTGGAGGCTACCCCCAAGGTTGGAGCGAATGGAATGACCGTTTTCGAGATACTGTGCGGCGCTTTTGGCGCGGTGACTTTGGCATGCTACCTGAGCTTGCCCGCAGGCTTCATGGCTCCAGTGATTTGTTTGAACATGCAGACCGAGATGCTGACTCAACGGTTAATTTTATCACCAGTCATGATGGATTTAGCCTGCATGACATCGTTAGGTATAGCCAAAGGCATAATGATTTAAATGGCGAGCAAAGCCGCGATGGCCATCAAGAGAACTACAGTCACAATTATGGCGAGGAGGGCGAAAGTGACAATGCCGCGCTTAACGCATTGCGTCAACGCCAAGTGCGTAACATGCTCACCACTTTACTGCTGTCACAAGGCGTTCCTATGTTACTCGCTGGTGATGAAAACGGGCACAGTCTAAAGGGAAATAACAACGCCTATTGCCAAGATAATTCAATTAACTGGCGTGACTGGAGCGATACCGCAGAGCAGAAAAACCTGCTTGGTTTTGTACAGCAACTTATTACCATCCGTAAACGATTCTCCGCGTTGTACACTCGACAATTTATTCATCAACAAGCTTCAAGTCATGGCGCTGGCCTCAGTTGGTTCTGCCGAAATGGCGAGCCCATGAGTAAAGTACTTTGGAGCGACGCTCATACCCGTAGCTTAAGTTTGGTGCTTACTGGCGGCAGTGCATCAGATCCTGCTCAGCAACAAGCGTTACTGTTGATGCTTAATGCGGATGAACAAGCACTTGCTTTTACCATGCCACATATTGAAGGCTTTGAGTCCTGGCAGTGTCTGCTACATACCCAATCAATGGACGCTGAAGGCTGGCAAGTTGAGCCTACAGTTCAAAGTGAGTTGCCACTGCCTGTTGCAGTTTCATCTGCTGCCAATAACTCATGCCCAAGTTACCAGCTAAAAGATCGCAGTTTAATGTTGTTTTCCGCCCAGCTAAAAGGATCAACTCCATGA
- a CDS encoding glycogen/starch/alpha-glucan phosphorylase, translating to MPKKDAMTNNQSTSKHQCEPCDAFHLVMARHVSNGLTCDERDKQDLFQALATTVKQQMLADWRQTRVDDISQGRKQVAYLSLEFLMGRSLGNALLNLDIEQTTRDALQEYAVTIEEIEQQEHDAGLGNGGLGRLAACFLDSCASMDLAVTGYGIRYEYGMFAQKLVDGFQVERPDRWLREGNPWEVRAASHNVKVPFFGRTSSYIDRDGRNNVTWTDTQDVLAVAYDMPVPGYKNGRINTLRLWKAEATDDFDLTEFNQGDYSEAVARKNMAEQITMVLYPNDASENGKELRLRQQYFLSSASLQDLLNTWVNQHGNDFSDFAKFNVMQLNDTHPAIAIPELMRLLVDEYFLEWDEAWQVVNQTMAYTNHTLLPEALERWPVRMMQQMLPRIMEIIFEINARYLEQVAHQWPGDASKLADMSIIEEGYEPHVRMAYLAIVACFSVNGVAELHTQLLTSGLFRDFYQLWPTKFNNRTNGVTPRRWLAQCNPKLSALLSKRLGNEWITDLSHLNALNAFTDDVAFIKEWAAVKQANKTELQQLISRECGVEFDAEMMFDVQVKRIHEYKRQLLNILHVIHLYQQIRLGNTDDLVPRCVLIGGKAAPGYAMAKLLIKLANNVAHMVNSDAVVSQYLRFAFLPNYNVSAMEKICPATDLSEQISTAGKEASGTGNMKFMMNGALTIGTLDGANVEMLAEVGQENFFLFGLNANEVAALRLNYQPDSFMPPLSALSEVMELLESGHFNLQEPGIFDSIIASIKSPNDPWMTAADFESYRQAQVDAANAYKDQMSWTQMSIRNTAASGRFSSDMTIAGYRDEIWRA from the coding sequence ATGCCGAAGAAGGATGCAATGACGAATAACCAGTCAACATCTAAACACCAGTGTGAGCCCTGTGACGCGTTCCATCTGGTGATGGCGCGGCATGTAAGCAATGGCCTGACTTGCGATGAACGAGATAAACAAGATCTGTTTCAAGCCTTGGCCACTACAGTCAAGCAGCAGATGCTCGCTGATTGGCGTCAAACTCGTGTAGATGATATCTCGCAAGGCCGAAAGCAGGTTGCTTATTTATCACTTGAGTTTTTAATGGGACGCTCGCTAGGCAATGCGCTGCTTAATCTTGATATTGAGCAAACCACCCGTGATGCATTGCAAGAATATGCGGTCACCATAGAGGAAATTGAGCAGCAAGAGCATGATGCTGGGCTGGGCAATGGCGGATTAGGGCGTCTAGCCGCTTGTTTTTTAGATAGCTGCGCCAGTATGGACCTTGCGGTTACTGGCTACGGGATCCGCTATGAATATGGCATGTTCGCCCAAAAACTCGTCGATGGCTTTCAAGTTGAGCGACCTGATCGCTGGTTGAGAGAGGGCAATCCTTGGGAGGTTCGAGCGGCTAGCCATAATGTTAAGGTGCCATTTTTTGGTCGCACTAGCAGTTATATCGACCGCGATGGACGCAATAACGTCACTTGGACAGATACCCAAGATGTACTGGCCGTAGCTTACGACATGCCAGTTCCCGGCTATAAAAATGGTCGCATCAATACGTTGAGGTTGTGGAAAGCTGAGGCTACCGATGATTTTGATCTGACTGAGTTTAATCAGGGGGATTACAGCGAAGCGGTTGCACGTAAAAACATGGCAGAGCAAATCACCATGGTGCTCTATCCCAATGATGCTAGCGAGAATGGCAAGGAGCTACGATTGCGCCAGCAGTACTTCCTATCATCTGCCAGCTTACAAGATCTGCTCAATACTTGGGTTAATCAGCATGGCAACGACTTTAGTGACTTTGCCAAGTTTAATGTAATGCAGCTAAATGATACCCACCCAGCTATCGCTATCCCAGAGTTGATGCGCTTGCTGGTGGATGAATATTTCCTTGAATGGGATGAGGCGTGGCAGGTGGTGAATCAAACCATGGCTTACACCAACCATACCTTGCTGCCTGAAGCATTAGAGCGCTGGCCTGTAAGAATGATGCAACAGATGCTGCCGCGCATCATGGAGATAATCTTTGAGATCAATGCCCGTTATCTTGAGCAGGTTGCCCATCAGTGGCCGGGAGATGCCAGCAAACTCGCTGATATGTCGATTATCGAGGAGGGTTACGAGCCTCATGTGCGAATGGCGTACTTGGCGATTGTAGCCTGTTTTTCGGTCAATGGCGTGGCAGAGTTACACACTCAGCTATTAACCTCGGGACTGTTTCGTGATTTTTATCAGCTATGGCCAACTAAGTTCAATAATCGCACCAATGGCGTCACGCCTAGACGTTGGCTTGCTCAATGTAACCCCAAGTTAAGCGCATTGTTGAGTAAACGCCTAGGCAATGAATGGATTACCGATCTCAGCCATTTAAATGCGCTGAATGCCTTTACTGATGATGTGGCATTTATCAAAGAGTGGGCCGCAGTCAAGCAGGCTAACAAAACCGAATTACAACAGCTGATAAGTCGTGAGTGCGGTGTCGAGTTTGATGCTGAAATGATGTTCGATGTGCAGGTAAAGCGCATTCATGAGTATAAGCGTCAGCTGCTCAATATTTTGCATGTTATCCATTTATATCAGCAGATCCGTCTAGGTAATACCGATGATTTAGTTCCTCGTTGTGTGTTAATTGGCGGTAAAGCTGCCCCTGGTTATGCCATGGCAAAGCTGTTGATAAAACTGGCTAATAATGTTGCTCACATGGTCAATTCAGACGCCGTAGTCAGCCAATATCTCCGATTTGCTTTTTTGCCTAATTATAACGTCAGTGCGATGGAAAAAATCTGCCCAGCAACGGACTTGTCTGAACAGATCTCAACTGCAGGCAAAGAAGCATCAGGCACCGGCAATATGAAGTTTATGATGAATGGCGCTTTGACGATTGGCACCTTAGATGGCGCTAACGTTGAAATGTTAGCTGAGGTCGGCCAAGAAAACTTTTTCCTGTTTGGCCTTAATGCCAATGAGGTGGCAGCCCTTAGATTGAACTATCAACCGGACTCATTTATGCCGCCGTTGAGCGCGCTGTCAGAGGTGATGGAGTTATTAGAGAGCGGTCATTTCAATCTGCAAGAACCTGGTATTTTCGATTCCATTATCGCCAGCATTAAAAGCCCAAATGACCCCTGGATGACCGCCGCCGATTTTGAATCCTATCGCCAAGCCCAAGTTGATGCTGCAAACGCTTATAAAGATCAAATGAGTTGGACACAAATGAGTATTAGAAACACCGCCGCGAGTGGTCGTTTTTCGAGTGATATGACTATTGCCGGTTACCGTGACGAAATTTGGAGAGCATGA